A genomic segment from Gammaproteobacteria bacterium encodes:
- a CDS encoding N-6 DNA methylase, with the protein MLPTAGRPLCAALRLLLSETRLLALPQEKRLAGLLEASRKYQNVVSERLAEQVLHGLYELLRGFQSAHQKSQGRLLKHELEQDPDNVYRALLTVMLRLVFLLYAEERDMLSRDDRFVEHYSIGGLYERLREDAGVYPDTMDDRYGAWAQFLVLFRMVHDGATSGEMRLPRRHGDLFNPSRFPFLEGWHGSGAPQVSQAIEPPLVPDGTVYRVLDKLLVLDGERISYRALDVEQIGSVYETMMGFRLEAATGRSVAIKAQKKGGASTTVDLEQLADVGPRARAKWVQDRTERKLTAAVTKPLGKATNVTDLHAALAKVVDTAATPDLVPRGALILQPSDERRRSGSHYTPRALTEPIVKKALEPLLDRLGNTNVPTPFELLDLKICDPAMGSGAFLVETCRQLAEKLVGAWKVHGGRPDIPTAEDELVFARRLVAQRCVYGVDRNPMAVILAKMSLWLATLAKNEPLTFVDHALRDGDSLVGLKRRQIAAFTWSRGVFQPELGMRIDDAVDDAQVWRGEIRRAARDVPQRELEEMWREADRVLAEVRFYGDFAVEAFFSEAKPAARNRRRLEHLAAVQRRETTVQRERLTDKRNGHPPLAPFHWEIEFPEVFDRDNPGFDAVVGNPPFGGKNTVAVSNVSNYPRWLKQLHEGSHGNSDLVAHFYRRAYDLLRRQGTFGLIATNTIGQGDTRSTGLRWICLNGGEIYRARTRVKWPGLAAVTVSVVHVAKGQLPIRKWLDGRPVEEITAFLFHAGGHDDPARLKANARQSFQGSIVLGMGFTFDDTDAKGIATPLGEMHQLTLTNPRNADVIFPHIGGQELNTSPTHSHHRYVISFWDYPLLRARLEKEWRNASGDERLKWLRQGTVPSDYPDPVAEDWPELLSIVREKVKPDRDRQKRKALRERWWQYAEKRPGLYGAIADLDRVLAISQVSQYAPFAFLPTGMVYSQRLNIFPFTQYAVFCALQSRPHEIWARFFGSTLEDRLTYTPSDVFETFPFPRNWTTDPTLEVAGEAYYNFRADLMARNNQGLTKTYNRFHDPEDDDPDIANLRALHEDLDRVVLDAYGWTDVPTGCQYLLDYPIDDEEWSPRKKRPYRYRWPDHVRDEVLARLMEMNAQRADEERRDATR; encoded by the coding sequence ATGCTGCCCACGGCGGGGCGACCGCTCTGTGCAGCGCTGCGCCTGTTGCTCTCCGAGACAAGGCTTTTGGCCTTGCCCCAAGAGAAGCGCTTGGCGGGCCTGCTGGAAGCCAGCCGCAAGTACCAGAACGTCGTTAGCGAACGTCTGGCTGAGCAAGTGCTGCACGGACTCTACGAGCTGCTGCGGGGATTCCAGTCGGCCCACCAGAAGTCGCAAGGCAGGCTCTTGAAGCACGAACTCGAGCAAGATCCCGACAACGTGTACCGCGCCTTGCTCACCGTCATGCTGCGGCTGGTGTTCCTCCTCTACGCGGAGGAGCGCGACATGCTTTCACGGGACGACAGGTTCGTCGAACACTACTCGATCGGGGGACTGTACGAGCGCCTTCGGGAGGATGCCGGCGTGTACCCTGACACGATGGATGACCGCTACGGCGCTTGGGCGCAGTTTCTGGTGCTCTTCCGCATGGTCCACGACGGGGCGACATCAGGTGAGATGCGGTTGCCCCGCCGGCATGGCGATCTCTTCAATCCGAGCCGCTTTCCCTTCCTAGAGGGATGGCATGGCAGCGGCGCACCGCAGGTCAGCCAGGCAATCGAGCCACCGCTGGTACCCGACGGGACGGTCTACCGTGTCCTCGACAAGCTCCTGGTGCTGGATGGCGAGCGGATTTCCTATCGGGCTCTCGACGTGGAGCAGATCGGATCCGTCTACGAGACAATGATGGGGTTCCGATTGGAGGCCGCGACCGGGCGATCGGTGGCGATCAAGGCCCAGAAGAAAGGCGGCGCGTCGACGACGGTTGACCTGGAGCAACTGGCGGATGTGGGACCTCGTGCACGGGCGAAATGGGTGCAGGACCGTACTGAGCGGAAGCTGACAGCGGCCGTGACCAAGCCGCTTGGAAAGGCGACGAACGTGACGGACCTGCACGCGGCGTTGGCGAAGGTTGTCGATACCGCAGCTACCCCTGACTTGGTGCCCCGCGGTGCATTGATCCTGCAACCGAGTGACGAAAGGCGGCGTTCCGGGTCACACTACACGCCCCGGGCACTGACTGAACCGATTGTCAAGAAGGCCTTGGAGCCGCTTCTGGATCGGCTAGGAAACACGAATGTTCCGACGCCTTTCGAATTGCTTGATCTGAAGATCTGCGATCCAGCGATGGGATCCGGGGCGTTTCTCGTCGAGACGTGCCGTCAACTGGCAGAGAAGCTCGTGGGAGCATGGAAAGTCCACGGCGGCCGCCCGGACATCCCAACCGCCGAAGACGAACTCGTGTTCGCACGTCGTCTGGTCGCACAACGATGCGTTTACGGCGTGGACCGCAATCCGATGGCTGTCATCCTCGCAAAAATGTCTCTTTGGCTGGCAACCCTCGCCAAGAACGAGCCACTGACTTTCGTAGACCATGCGCTCCGGGATGGGGACTCGCTGGTGGGACTCAAGCGCAGACAGATAGCAGCGTTCACATGGAGCAGGGGTGTGTTCCAACCGGAGTTGGGCATGCGCATAGACGATGCGGTGGACGACGCACAGGTGTGGCGCGGTGAAATCCGGAGAGCCGCGCGGGATGTGCCGCAAAGGGAACTGGAAGAGATGTGGCGGGAAGCGGACAGGGTGCTGGCAGAGGTCCGATTCTATGGTGACTTCGCGGTCGAAGCATTCTTCTCGGAGGCGAAGCCTGCCGCGCGGAACCGGCGGAGATTGGAGCATCTGGCAGCCGTGCAGCGCCGCGAAACGACGGTCCAACGAGAGCGACTCACAGACAAGCGAAACGGCCATCCACCGCTCGCCCCGTTCCACTGGGAGATCGAGTTTCCCGAGGTCTTCGACCGCGACAATCCGGGATTTGACGCGGTTGTGGGGAACCCTCCGTTTGGAGGGAAGAACACGGTGGCTGTCTCGAACGTTTCAAACTACCCGCGGTGGCTGAAGCAGCTCCACGAAGGGAGCCACGGGAACTCGGATCTGGTCGCACACTTCTATCGGCGCGCGTACGATTTGCTTCGTCGACAGGGAACGTTTGGTCTCATTGCAACGAACACGATCGGCCAAGGAGACACGCGTTCGACAGGATTGCGGTGGATCTGTCTGAATGGCGGCGAAATCTATCGGGCGCGAACTCGAGTCAAGTGGCCAGGGTTGGCCGCCGTGACCGTGAGCGTCGTGCACGTTGCGAAGGGGCAGCTACCGATACGGAAATGGCTCGATGGCAGGCCTGTCGAAGAGATCACCGCATTCCTATTCCACGCTGGTGGCCACGATGATCCGGCTAGGCTCAAGGCCAACGCTAGGCAGAGTTTCCAAGGCAGTATTGTCTTGGGAATGGGATTCACCTTCGACGACACAGATGCCAAGGGTATCGCGACTCCGTTAGGCGAGATGCATCAGCTCACCCTGACGAATCCTCGGAATGCCGATGTGATCTTTCCGCACATTGGCGGCCAGGAACTCAACACTAGTCCCACTCACAGCCATCATCGTTACGTGATCAGTTTTTGGGATTATCCTTTGCTTCGGGCCAGACTGGAAAAGGAATGGCGAAATGCGAGCGGGGACGAACGTTTGAAGTGGTTACGCCAAGGGACGGTTCCTTCTGACTACCCAGACCCGGTAGCGGAGGATTGGCCAGAATTGCTGTCGATAGTCAGGGAGAAAGTCAAACCGGATCGTGATCGGCAGAAGCGCAAGGCGCTCCGTGAACGGTGGTGGCAGTATGCCGAGAAACGTCCAGGACTCTACGGTGCGATTGCCGATCTAGACCGTGTCTTGGCGATCTCACAAGTGAGCCAGTACGCCCCATTTGCGTTCTTGCCCACAGGTATGGTTTACTCGCAGCGCCTCAATATCTTCCCGTTTACTCAATACGCTGTATTCTGTGCGTTGCAATCCCGGCCTCACGAGATCTGGGCGCGCTTTTTCGGCTCAACCTTGGAAGATCGCCTCACCTACACCCCTTCCGATGTCTTCGAGACCTTCCCATTCCCGCGCAACTGGACCACCGATCCCACGCTCGAAGTCGCTGGTGAAGCCTACTACAACTTCCGCGCTGACCTCATGGCAAGGAACAACCAAGGCCTCACGAAAACCTACAACCGCTTCCACGACCCCGAAGACGACGATCCGGACATCGCCAATCTTCGTGCTCTCCACGAGGACTTGGACCGAGTCGTCCTCGACGCCTATGGGTGGACCGACGTCCCAACGGGATGCCAGTATCTTCTCGACTACCCCATCGATGATGAGGAGTGGAGTCCCAGAAAAAAGAGGCCCTATCGCTATCGTTGGCCAGACCACGTTCGTGACGAGGTTCTTGCCCGCCTGATGGAAATGAACGCCCAGCGCGCCGACGAGGAACGCCGTGACGCGACGCGGTAG